In Methanofollis aquaemaris, the genomic window CGTGGAAAGCAAAAGCCATTTTATCATTAAAATGGTGTAAGGAATGTTCATGGAAAATAGATTTCGTAGTAGCGAGATCTAGTTTCAAAAAAGATTCAAAATCCTTTCCATTCAACAACTCTGATATAAAATATGGGATAATCCAGCCACGCTGAAATACGATTTGTTGGTTCATTATACTGCCTAGAACGAAAAAATGTGGAAAATGTTCGATATCATTGATTATTTTATCTGCCCCAACGTTTTTAGTAAATTCAATTATCACTCGAGGCCGCTGGTGTAATTCAAGCGCCTGGGAAAGAAGAAAATCTTCCAATTCTTTATTCGATGAGGCCATAAAACATGATTTAAATTTTGGAGTAAATAAAATATAGGTCAGGATATCCCGTGCGTAATTTAGCAATAATTAGAGCCATCATTTTTTCATGCAAAAATAAAATTATTAATCGAGTACATATAAACACATTGTGTCATCAAAAATCTACTTCAAAGAAATCGATGTTGTAATTTACTTTCCAGAATATGGAAATGAGAATTGAGATATAAAGAAATATGGCGTTGCATACCGAGATCGCTTCAACAAAAAGAGTTAATCGGGCGTGAGAATCAATTTCAAAGATGTCTTAGTTATCCTGCGTTAAAAAATCAATATCCCCACACTATAGAGGATTTCCATTAACCCCTCTTTTTTCAAAAAAATCTGAATTATCGTGTCCTCTTCTCAGCGACGGCCAGACGGAGCATCAAACACATCCCGAAAGAATATGCCCTCAAGGTCGGTGAAGAGTTGGTGTCCCTCGCATCTGGATAAAGTGATGGTCATCCATGGTATCGAGGTGGGGCACCGAAGTAAGGTGTATCGGAAATATTGACACCTCTATCATTCAACCAAAAAAGAAAACCGAATAAAAAAACTTTAAATTTTTTCTCAGAATGGCCACATCGGGGACATGCTCTTTCGTTCACCTTCCGTTGAGGCGGCCTTTGTTGATCGGTCTGCCTTCCTCCTCCTGCAGTTTGTTCAGGTGCTGTGGAGGCCGGAGCAGGGCGGGACCAGGGCGGGACCAGGATGGGACCAAGCTGGGACCAAGATAGACCTTGATCCAGAAAGTGTCGAGATCCTGCGTGCGTGCATGACAGAGAAGCCCATGGTCGAACTCCTCACCGTTGCCGGCAGGACAAACCGCACCAGGTTCAGGGACC contains:
- a CDS encoding Fic family protein, with protein sequence MLFRSPSVEAAFVDRSAFLLLQFVQVLWRPEQGGTRAGPGWDQAGTKIDLDPESVEILRACMTEKPMVELLTVAGRTNRTRFRDQVLRPLLDAGLVEMTIPEKPGSGKQRCRATEKGHVLIGEDRS